A portion of the Blastochloris tepida genome contains these proteins:
- a CDS encoding aminotransferase class I/II-fold pyridoxal phosphate-dependent enzyme, whose amino-acid sequence MLSPLDPLLRPAPRADIAPFIVMDIMAEAARIEAAGGRVVHLEVGQPAAPAPATARAAAARCLEEGRIGYTTALGIPSLRGRIARYYAETFGFDLSPERIVVTTGSSGAFVLAFLALFQPGDRVAIANPGYPPYRQILKALGCEPVLIETGPETRWAITPETLLAEHARSPLAGVLVASPANPTGTMMTGEALAALIAAAEDAGIRFVSDEIYHGLDYAFPAATAVAVSERATVINSFSKYFCMTGWRVGWMVVPEPLVRPVERLQQNLAISVPTLSQVAAEAAFDGREEMEAVKRGYIENRRILTSSLPKIGFDRILPVDGAFYLYADVSRFTNDSLAFARRMLAEAGVAATPGVDFDPHDGRHFIRFSYAGSAADMAEAVERIGSWLKTG is encoded by the coding sequence ATGCTGAGCCCGCTCGATCCGCTTCTACGCCCCGCGCCCCGCGCCGACATCGCCCCCTTCATCGTCATGGACATCATGGCCGAAGCCGCCCGCATCGAGGCGGCCGGCGGCCGTGTGGTGCATCTGGAGGTCGGCCAGCCGGCCGCCCCGGCGCCGGCCACCGCGCGGGCCGCGGCGGCGCGCTGCCTGGAGGAGGGCCGCATCGGCTACACCACGGCGCTCGGCATTCCGTCGCTCAGGGGCCGGATTGCCCGCTACTACGCCGAGACTTTCGGGTTCGACCTGTCGCCGGAGCGCATCGTGGTCACCACCGGCTCGTCCGGGGCGTTCGTGCTGGCGTTCCTGGCGCTGTTCCAGCCGGGCGACCGCGTCGCCATCGCCAATCCCGGCTATCCGCCCTACCGCCAGATCCTCAAGGCGCTGGGCTGCGAGCCGGTGCTGATCGAGACCGGGCCGGAGACGCGCTGGGCGATCACTCCCGAGACGCTTCTGGCCGAGCACGCCAGAAGCCCGCTTGCGGGCGTCCTGGTGGCGAGCCCCGCCAACCCCACCGGCACCATGATGACCGGCGAGGCGCTAGCCGCGCTGATCGCGGCGGCCGAGGATGCCGGCATACGCTTCGTCTCCGACGAGATCTATCACGGCCTCGACTACGCTTTCCCGGCGGCGACCGCGGTCGCGGTGTCGGAGCGCGCCACCGTGATCAACTCGTTCTCGAAATATTTCTGCATGACCGGCTGGCGGGTCGGCTGGATGGTCGTGCCGGAGCCGCTGGTGCGCCCGGTCGAGCGTCTGCAGCAGAACCTCGCCATCTCGGTGCCGACCTTGAGTCAAGTCGCCGCCGAGGCCGCGTTCGATGGCCGCGAGGAGATGGAGGCGGTGAAGCGCGGCTATATCGAGAACCGCCGCATTCTCACCAGCAGCCTGCCGAAGATCGGCTTCGACCGCATCCTGCCGGTCGACGGCGCCTTCTACCTCTATGCCGACGTGTCCCGCTTCACCAATGACAGCCTCGCCTTTGCCCGCCGCATGCTGGCCGAGGCCGGGGTGGCGGCAACGCCGGGGGTCGATTTCGACCCCCACGACGGCCGCCACTTCATCCGCTTCTCCTATGCCGGCTCGGCCGCCGACATGGCCGAGGCGGTGGAGCGCATCGGCTCCTGGCTGAAGACGGGCTGA
- a CDS encoding M48 family metalloprotease, with protein sequence MPDRQPAQPRTAPRTGLPRRIAAAALALVLAVTTGSPQPAAAQGQPKLPIVRDAETEALLKDYMTPVLKAAGLAKQNVEVTLINDRNFNAFVADGRRIFVFLGTLVEAKNPNEVIGVLAHETGHIAGGHLARMRQQLAAAQTVSIVAFLLSLGAVAAGAASGSARDTNLGGALGGIMTGPQEMIRRSLLSYQRGEEQAADRAAITYLHATHQSPKGMLDTFRRLSDQSLFISRGVDPYTLSHPLPRERISQLEELVAKSPYKDARDPAELQLRHDLMRAKIIGYFDRADTVARRYPLSDTSLPARYARAISAYRFKQVREAIAQIDGLIATQPNNPYFHELKGQALLESARPAEAIAPLRRAVALAPNANLIRIMLGQALVATGDKAHAEEAIRELSRALTRETLAADGYRQLAIAYGRKGDIANADLASAQAAFAGGEFQTARHLAARAKTRFANGSPGWLKADDIENYKPPKLDGRS encoded by the coding sequence ATGCCCGACCGTCAGCCCGCCCAACCGCGCACCGCTCCCCGGACCGGCCTGCCGCGACGGATCGCCGCCGCAGCCCTGGCGCTCGTGCTCGCCGTCACCACCGGCAGTCCCCAGCCGGCGGCCGCGCAGGGACAGCCGAAGCTGCCGATCGTCCGCGACGCCGAAACCGAGGCGCTGCTCAAGGACTACATGACGCCGGTTCTCAAGGCGGCGGGCCTCGCGAAGCAGAATGTCGAGGTGACGCTGATCAACGACCGGAATTTCAACGCCTTCGTTGCCGACGGGCGCCGCATTTTCGTCTTCCTCGGCACGCTGGTCGAGGCCAAGAACCCGAACGAGGTCATCGGCGTGCTGGCGCACGAGACCGGCCACATCGCCGGCGGCCATCTCGCCCGCATGCGCCAGCAGCTTGCCGCAGCGCAGACGGTGTCGATCGTCGCCTTCCTGCTGTCGCTCGGCGCCGTCGCCGCAGGCGCGGCGAGCGGCTCGGCGCGCGACACGAACCTCGGCGGCGCGCTGGGCGGCATCATGACCGGCCCGCAGGAGATGATCCGCCGGTCGCTCCTGTCCTATCAGCGCGGCGAGGAACAGGCGGCCGACCGGGCGGCCATCACCTATCTGCACGCCACCCACCAGTCGCCGAAGGGCATGCTGGACACGTTCCGCCGCCTGAGCGACCAGAGCCTGTTCATCTCGCGCGGCGTCGATCCCTACACGCTGTCGCATCCGCTCCCCCGGGAGCGCATCTCGCAGCTCGAGGAACTGGTCGCGAAAAGCCCCTACAAGGATGCGCGCGACCCGGCCGAGCTGCAGCTTCGCCACGATCTGATGCGGGCCAAGATCATCGGCTATTTCGATCGCGCCGACACGGTGGCCCGCCGCTATCCGCTAAGCGACACCAGCCTGCCGGCGCGCTACGCCCGCGCCATATCTGCCTACCGCTTCAAGCAGGTCCGCGAGGCGATCGCCCAGATCGACGGGCTCATCGCCACCCAGCCCAACAACCCCTATTTCCACGAGCTGAAGGGGCAGGCGCTGCTGGAGAGCGCGCGGCCGGCCGAAGCCATCGCGCCGCTGCGGCGGGCGGTGGCGCTGGCGCCGAACGCCAATCTGATCCGCATCATGCTGGGGCAGGCGCTGGTGGCGACCGGCGACAAGGCGCATGCCGAGGAAGCGATCCGCGAGCTGTCGCGGGCGCTGACCCGCGAGACCCTGGCCGCCGACGGCTACCGGCAGCTTGCCATCGCCTATGGCCGCAAGGGCGACATCGCCAATGCCGACCTCGCCTCCGCCCAGGCGGCGTTCGCCGGCGGCGAGTTCCAGACCGCGCGCCACCTCGCGGCCCGCGCCAAGACCCGCTTTGCCAATGGTTCGCCCGGCTGGCTCAAGGCCGACGACATCGAGAACTACAAGCCGCCCAAGCTCGACGGCAGAAGCTGA
- a CDS encoding DsbA family protein, which produces MTLFSLTARTAMAGLALLAAAAVAAPAWAQTAAPLTREDVEKIVRETIVKNPEILQEALQELEKRANADEEKRRKQALSANRDQLLNSPKSVVIGNPKGDVTIVEFFDYNCGFCKRALSDLVELVKSDANLKVVLKDFPVLGESSVQAATVALAAKLQATPAKYFEFHQKLMGGRGEATRERAMAVAKEVGFDMARLTKDMESPEVMATLQENFRLAQDLGLTGTPSYVVGGEVVVGAVGLEKLREQLRAARAACPEKDC; this is translated from the coding sequence ATGACGCTCTTTTCCCTCACGGCGCGGACGGCCATGGCCGGCTTGGCGCTGCTCGCTGCCGCCGCTGTCGCCGCGCCGGCCTGGGCACAAACGGCCGCGCCGCTGACGCGCGAGGATGTCGAGAAGATCGTCCGCGAGACGATCGTGAAGAACCCGGAAATCCTCCAGGAGGCGCTGCAGGAGCTCGAGAAGCGCGCCAATGCCGACGAGGAGAAGCGCCGCAAGCAGGCGCTGTCCGCCAATCGCGATCAGCTGCTCAACTCGCCGAAGAGCGTCGTTATCGGCAACCCCAAGGGCGATGTCACGATTGTAGAGTTCTTCGACTACAATTGTGGGTTCTGCAAGCGCGCGCTCTCCGACCTCGTCGAACTGGTCAAGAGCGACGCCAATCTCAAGGTGGTGCTGAAGGACTTCCCGGTGCTCGGCGAGTCCTCGGTGCAGGCCGCCACGGTGGCGCTCGCCGCCAAGCTGCAGGCGACCCCGGCCAAGTATTTCGAGTTCCACCAGAAGCTGATGGGCGGCCGCGGCGAGGCGACGCGCGAGCGCGCGATGGCGGTGGCCAAGGAGGTCGGCTTCGACATGGCCCGCCTGACCAAGGACATGGAGTCGCCCGAGGTGATGGCGACGCTGCAGGAGAATTTCCGGCTGGCCCAGGATCTCGGCCTCACTGGAACGCCGAGCTATGTGGTCGGCGGCGAGGTGGTGGTCGGCGCCGTCGGGCTGGAGAAGCTGCGCGAGCAGCTGCGGGCGGCGCGCGCGGCCTGCCCGGAAAAGGACTGCTGA